Proteins encoded by one window of Polyodon spathula isolate WHYD16114869_AA chromosome 16, ASM1765450v1, whole genome shotgun sequence:
- the LOC121328744 gene encoding ubiquitin carboxyl-terminal hydrolase 48-like isoform X1 → MMAPRLQLERAAWRWIESVRPEDVKTEQIETAYRIRLQACKRGTCRRNCKGNPNCLVGIGEHTWLGEIDENTFHSIDDPNSERRDKNTFVGLTNLGATCYVNTFLQVWFHNLELRQTLYLCQNSRAEEHDAEDDTDYEPQTICEHLQYLFALLQNSNRRYIDPSGLVKALGLDTGQQQDAQEFSKLFLSLLEDTLLKQKNPSVQNIIQQQFCGQCAYVTVCNQCGRESQLLSRFYELELNIQGHKQLTDCVTEFLKEEKLEGDNRYFCESCQSKQNATRKIRLFSLPRILNLQLMRFVFDRQTGHKKKLNTYISFPEIVDMGPYMERKDEKCVYELSAVLIHRGVSAYSGHYIAHVRDARTKDWYKFNDEEIEKMEGKKLQLGIEEDIAEPSKSQTRKPKCSKGFHCSRNSYMLVYKRQVEEEVEKSQSEINVQVPDFLQKLVEKDNRKFEEWCAEMAEMRKQSVDKGKAKHEEVKEIYELLPAEDGQPYEFVPLEWLQKWLDDSTVTKSIDNSKFLCSHGKLHPDKVEDVKRISQKAATLFFSRYKGSPRLDGSALCQKCVIERCRVLRLKNQLNEDYKVISNLVKAAVDSNEGYWIGKASLRSWRQLALEQLDEKEEETRHTNGKTNGEGSAVLEAQEEALGNRKDEEDAEQNLHFNEDILCSHGGLCISEIERKLVSTEVWNRLKVYFPKAPEFISNQESCQKCQTLEREDEENEALHKMMANDQKTALLNLFQDKNRPTLQKWPQESDVLYIVSLFFVEEWKKFIRRPARCNPVSSVGNSALLCPHGGFMFTYDSMIKGDAKLIALLWPSEWDAISRFFLVDQPMKVSRRMEKTQNDTVNYEYHTDPELCLECREGLLFQQQRDLREYTQATIYIRKVVDNKMIVKEAAPDLNVSGSDAEDEREEPKAEGESDPDFNQSNDGAKRQKVSNPSTASSISTFTVHQKPGTRRSIRHRKVRGEKALIVSANQTLKELKIQIMHAFSVAPFDQNLSVDGRYLTDDSATLGSLGVIPESVIYFKADEPVADYTAMDDVFQVCMPEEGFKGTGLLGH, encoded by the exons ATGATGGCCCCTCGGCTGCAGCTCGAAAGGGCAGCCTGGCGCTGGATTGAGTCGGTGAGACCCGAGGATGTCAAAACTGAGCAAATTGAGACCGCATACCGTATCAGACTGCAAGCCTGCAAGAGAGGGACCTGCAG AAGAAACTGCAAGGGAAACCCTAATTGCTTGGTTGGTATTGGAGAACATACTTGGTTAGGAGAAATTGATGAAAATACCTTCCACAGCATTGACGATCCAAACTCAGAAAGAAGAGACAAG aacaCATTTGTTGGGCTGACAAATCTTGGTGCCACCTGTTACGTGAATACATTTCTACAGGTGTGGTTTCATAACCTGGAATTGCGGCAGACGCTTTACCTTTGTCAGAACTCCAGGGCTGAAGAGCATGATGCTGAAGATGATACAG aTTATGAACCACAGACAATATGTGAACATCTGCAGTACCTGTTTGCATTGTTGCAGAACAGCAACAGAAGATACATTGATCCGTCGGGACTTGTGAAGGCACTGGGGTTAGATACAGGTCAACAGCAG GATGCCCAGGAGTTCTCAAAACTCTTCCTGTCTCTTTTGGAGGACACACTGTTGAAGCAGAAGAACCCAAGTGTGCAAAATATTATACAGCAGCAGTTCTGTGGACAGTGTGCTTATGTTACTGT gTGTAACCAATGTGGCAGAGAATCACAGCTCTTATCCCGGTTCTATGAACTGGAGCTTAATATCCAGGGTCATAAACAACTCACAGACTGTGTCACTGAATTTCTTAAG GAAGAGAAATTGGAAGGGGACAATCGATACTTCTGTGAGAGCTGTCAGAGCAAGCAGAATGCTACCAGGAAGATCCGGCTCTTCAGTCTTCCACGCATTCTTAACCTGCAGCTGATGCGTTTTGTTTTTGATAG ACAAACTGGTCACAAAAAGAAGCTAAACACTTATATTAGCTTTCCAGAGATCGTGGACATGGGCCCCTACATGGAACGAAAAG ATGAGAAATGTGTATATGAGCTGAGTGCAGTTTTGATACACAGAGGAGTAAGTGCATACTCCGGTCACTACATTGCTCACGTGCGGGATGCCAGAACTAAAGACTGGTACAAATTTAATGATGAAGAGATTGAGAAAATGGAAGGCAAGAAACTGCAGCTAGGAATTGAGGAGGATATAG caGAGCCTTCCAAATCCCAGACACGCAAACCAAAATGCAGTAAAGGATTTCACTGCTCACGGAACTCGTATATGTTGGTTTATAAGCGGCAGGTAGAGGAAGAAGTAGAAAAAAGTCAAAGTGAGATTAATGTTCAGGTGCCGG ACTTTCTGCAGAAGTTAGTTGAAAAAGATAACAGAAAGTTTGAAGAGTGGTGTGCTGAGATGGCTGAGATGCGCAAACAGAGTGTAGACAAAGGCAAAGCGAAACATGAAGAGGTGAAGGAGATCTACGAATTGTTACCCGCCGAAGACG gTCAGCCATATGAGTTTGTGCCTTTGGAGTGGCTTCAGAAATGGCTGGATGATTCCACAGTTACTAAATCCATCGATAACTCCAAATTCCTGTGTTCTCATGGAAAACTGCACCCTGACAAAGTCGAAGATGTGAAACGGATATCTCAAAAAGCAGCCACGCTTTTCTTTAGCAGATACAAGGGTAGCCCCAGGTTAGATG GTTCAGCCCTCTGTCAAAAATGTGTCATAGAGCGATGCAGAGTGCTCAGATTAAAGAACCAGTTAAATGAAGATTATAAAGTTATTTCAAACTTGGTGAAAGCTGCGGTTGACAG CAATGAAGGATATTGGATCGGTAAAGCATCTCTTCGAAGCTGGCGACAGTTGGCTTTGGAACAGTTGGATGAGAAGGAAGAGGAAACGAGGCACACCAATGGCAAAACAAATGGCGAGGGGTCAGCTGTTCTGGAGGCTCAAG AAGAGGCTCTTGGCAATAGGAAAGACGAGGAAGATGCGGAGCAGAATTTACATTTCAATGAAGATATTCTCTGTTCTCATG GTGGGCTTTGCATATCTGAAATTGAGAGGAAGCTTGTTTCCACTGAAGTCTGGAACAGACTGAAAGTCTATTTTCCCAAAGCACCGGAATTCATATCCAATCAGGAGTCCTGCCAAAAGTGCCAG acaTTGGAAAGAGAAGATGAGGAAAACGAAGCTCTGCATAAGATGATGGCAAATGACCAGAAAACAGCTCTACTGAACCTTTTCCAAGACAAGAACAGACCCACGCTGCAGAAATGGCCTCAG gagtCGGATGTTCTTTATATTGTGTCCCTGTTTTTCGTGGAGGAATGGAAAAAGTTTATCAG gaGACCAGCTAGATGTAACCCAGTGTCCTCTGTTGGAAACAGTGCCCTGCTGTGTCCACATGGTGGCTTTATGTTTACTTATGATTCAATGATCAAGGGGGACGCAAAGCT aataGCTCTGTTATGGCCCAGCGAGTGGGATGCCATAAGCAGGTTTTTTCTTGTGGATCAGCCAATGAAAGTTTCCAGAAGAatggaaaaaacacaaaatgacactGTGAACTATGAATACCACACTGATCCAG AGCTCTGTCTGGAGTGCAGAGAAGGATTGCTGTTTCAGCAGCAGAGAGACCTGCGTGAATACACACAGGCCACCATCTATATCCGCAAGGTGGTTGACAATAAAATG ATAGTGAAGGAGGCTGCTCCAGATCTTAATGTGAGTGGCTCAGATGCTGAAGATGAAAGAGAGGAGCCAAAGGCTGAAGGAGAAAGTGACCCTGATTTTAACCAG tcCAATGATGGAGCTAAAAGACAAAAGGTGTCCAATCCAAGCACAGCATCAAGCATCAGCACCTTCACTGTTCATCAGAAACCAGGAACAAGGAGGAGCATCAGACATCGGAAAGTACGGGGGGAAAAGGCACTGATCGTATCTGCTAATCAGACGCTGAAAGAACTGAAGATCCAG ATCATGCATGCATTCTCTGTGGCTCCCTTTGACCAAAACCTGTCTGTAGATGGACGTTATCTGACTGATGATTCAGCAACATTGGGCAGCCTTGGAGTCATTCCTGAGTCTGTCATATATTTTAAG gCTGATGAGCCAGTCGCTGATTACACTGCAATGGATGATGTTTTCCAAG tttgtatgCCTGAAGAAGGTTTTAAAG